A stretch of the Aminipila terrae genome encodes the following:
- a CDS encoding MATE family efflux transporter — translation MKERNVAEQFSKYVIPSMLTMILTGFYGIVDGFFIGQVMGDDGLAAINIAWPLLSLISSAGIGIGTGGAIIMSIKKGSGEFEEARKAEGTTIVMLFFASVAATIIYLFFSPMFLRFLGADGVLFKYGLSYMKVIAWGAFFQIMGAGLNPILKNLGKPVFAMLIMIVGMFVNIFLDWAALYVFDWGLGGVAFATCAGQASVAVFAAMAVIKDKLGNSWYIPDRKLSKDILKIGASPFGLTMAPGVVIIFTNLQALHYGGTAGVAVYTVMSYAAYLVYSLMQGLADGVQPIISFCKGAEDYPALKHVVKKAFGLAGIICVILMAATALARYQFPIIYGVSQEVAAASVPAMLALVLAIPFIAIARIMSAYFYAIDDGRNASILVYADPFVFTPIFLLLLPIFCGISGIWLAYPATQISISLLSVMLKKTSNRGLL, via the coding sequence ATGAAAGAACGAAATGTAGCAGAGCAATTTTCTAAATATGTCATACCTTCCATGCTCACAATGATTCTAACCGGTTTCTATGGAATAGTTGATGGTTTTTTTATCGGACAGGTTATGGGAGACGATGGATTGGCAGCCATTAACATTGCATGGCCGCTGTTAAGCTTAATTTCATCAGCAGGCATAGGCATAGGAACTGGCGGGGCTATCATCATGTCTATTAAAAAGGGAAGTGGTGAATTTGAGGAAGCCAGAAAAGCAGAAGGTACCACTATTGTAATGCTATTTTTTGCCTCCGTTGCCGCTACCATAATATATCTGTTTTTTTCACCAATGTTTCTTCGATTTCTGGGAGCTGACGGTGTTTTATTTAAATATGGATTAAGTTATATGAAGGTTATAGCCTGGGGCGCCTTTTTTCAGATCATGGGTGCGGGACTTAATCCTATATTAAAAAATCTGGGAAAACCCGTTTTCGCCATGCTCATCATGATCGTGGGTATGTTTGTAAACATATTTTTGGACTGGGCTGCCTTGTATGTCTTTGACTGGGGCCTTGGAGGCGTTGCTTTTGCCACCTGTGCAGGGCAGGCGTCTGTGGCTGTCTTTGCAGCAATGGCAGTGATAAAAGATAAACTTGGTAATAGCTGGTATATACCAGATAGAAAACTGAGTAAAGATATATTGAAAATAGGTGCATCTCCTTTTGGCCTGACTATGGCACCGGGAGTTGTTATTATATTTACAAATCTTCAGGCCCTTCACTATGGAGGAACAGCCGGGGTTGCGGTGTATACGGTGATGTCGTATGCCGCCTATCTTGTTTACAGTCTGATGCAGGGTCTGGCAGATGGTGTACAGCCGATTATCAGTTTTTGCAAAGGGGCAGAAGACTATCCTGCGCTTAAACATGTGGTAAAAAAAGCATTTGGCCTGGCAGGTATAATATGCGTCATATTAATGGCTGCCACGGCACTGGCAAGATATCAATTCCCAATTATCTATGGTGTGTCTCAGGAAGTAGCAGCTGCCTCAGTTCCGGCAATGCTGGCCCTTGTTCTGGCTATACCCTTCATTGCCATTGCCCGAATTATGTCGGCATACTTTTATGCCATAGATGATGGACGAAATGCATCCATACTGGTTTATGCAGACCCCTTTGTGTTTACTCCCATATTCTTACTACTTTTGCCGATATTTTGCGGCATTTCAGGTATCTGGCTTGCCTATCCGGCTACACAGATATCCATCTCACTGCTTTCAGTAATGCTTAAAAAAACAAGTAATAGGGGTTTATTATAG